The following proteins are co-located in the Pedobacter sp. FW305-3-2-15-E-R2A2 genome:
- a CDS encoding organic hydroperoxide resistance protein, which yields MEKIYTASVTAKGGRDGHIKSSDGTIEFDLRKPREMGGQGGATNPEQLFAAAWGPCYLGALGAVAAHDGVDVSEATVEVHVSFNKDDNAFVLSADLDVHIPGITTEEAQKLADKAHRACPYSKATRGNIETRVTAI from the coding sequence ATGGAAAAAATATATACCGCATCCGTTACCGCAAAAGGTGGACGTGATGGTCATATCAAATCAAGCGACGGAACGATAGAATTCGATTTAAGAAAACCAAGAGAAATGGGTGGACAAGGTGGAGCCACCAATCCGGAGCAATTGTTTGCCGCTGCCTGGGGTCCTTGTTACTTAGGTGCATTGGGCGCAGTAGCGGCACATGACGGTGTTGATGTTTCAGAAGCGACAGTAGAAGTTCATGTATCCTTCAATAAAGACGACAATGCCTTTGTATTGTCTGCAGACCTGGATGTACACATTCCCGGAATCACGACAGAAGAAGCGCAGAAACTGGCGGATAAAGCGCATCGTGCCTGTCCGTACTCTAAAGCAACAAGGGGGAATATTGAAACCCGTGTAACGGCGATCTAA
- a CDS encoding FUSC family membrane protein, whose product MFNRPVRSIQDFLLSTYFADGLRITFGVLCPSLILAQFGMLQYGMTLSLGALCASIVDTPGPIVHRRNAMLITTALISMMSILVGLTNANVYFIGTLLFILSFVFSMFFVYGLRSAAIGTAALLVMVLSIDDIRPWKEVLVFALLIFTGSIWYTLLSYFVYRIRPYRLVQQTLSDSIHEISEFLRAKAKFYHQNTDYDENYADLLQLQVLVHEKQDAVREVLFKTREIVRESTPEGRFLLLVFVDMVDLFEQVMSTYYNYQQLHDQFDESGILVHYEAVIRKIAAELDEIAFALKTGGTPNPPTALIEDISKLRKEITDLENKNIDGKYNTLGIIALKNIEVNIENILARVRTINGYFNKKEKKNLKTREIDVERFITRQPIDLKILLENLTFSSSIFRHSLRVAIVMLIGFVVARLLNFSHSYWILLTILVISKPGFSLTKKRNYERLIGTVAGAFIGMGILVYIHDKNTLFIILLFCMIGCYSFQRKNYVVSVLFMTPYILVLFDFLGMGGLSVARERIYDTLIGSGIALLASYSLFPNWEHQKLKEAMLDTLKANMNYFEQVTFLYADQVHNLTNYKVARKEVYVTTANLASLFQRMFSEPKSKQLLMAELHQFTALNHLLSSYVATLSLYNKEHSYLIKDFEDLKPVVNNTTYLMNLSIEVLSNHTSTISNVPLIRQNIDNERKAQGNEMIIHEQFDLIQKVAYDIFKLCEKIKI is encoded by the coding sequence ATGTTTAATCGTCCGGTCAGAAGTATTCAGGATTTCTTATTAAGTACATATTTTGCTGATGGGCTTCGGATTACTTTTGGTGTGCTCTGCCCCTCCCTCATTCTCGCTCAATTTGGCATGCTTCAATATGGAATGACCTTATCCTTAGGTGCTTTGTGTGCCAGCATCGTAGATACTCCGGGGCCGATTGTCCACCGAAGAAATGCAATGCTCATCACCACTGCCCTGATCTCGATGATGTCTATTTTGGTAGGCCTGACAAATGCCAACGTCTATTTCATTGGCACACTGCTGTTTATCCTCAGCTTCGTCTTTTCGATGTTTTTCGTCTATGGGTTGAGATCGGCGGCTATTGGAACAGCAGCATTGCTGGTTATGGTGCTTAGTATTGATGACATCAGGCCCTGGAAGGAGGTTTTAGTCTTTGCTTTACTCATTTTCACAGGCAGTATCTGGTACACACTGCTGAGCTATTTTGTCTACAGGATCCGGCCATACCGATTGGTGCAACAGACACTCAGTGATTCTATCCATGAAATCAGCGAATTTCTGCGTGCGAAGGCGAAATTTTATCATCAGAATACCGACTACGATGAGAACTATGCAGACCTGCTGCAATTGCAGGTTCTGGTACATGAAAAACAGGATGCCGTTAGAGAAGTATTGTTCAAGACCAGGGAGATTGTAAGAGAGTCTACTCCGGAAGGCCGTTTTCTCCTATTGGTATTCGTAGATATGGTGGATCTTTTTGAACAGGTCATGTCTACCTATTATAATTATCAGCAATTGCATGACCAGTTTGATGAATCAGGAATTTTAGTCCACTATGAGGCGGTGATCAGGAAAATTGCAGCAGAGCTGGATGAAATTGCATTTGCACTTAAAACAGGTGGTACGCCTAATCCGCCTACTGCCCTGATTGAAGATATCTCTAAGCTGAGAAAAGAAATCACCGATCTGGAAAACAAGAATATCGATGGCAAATACAATACACTAGGTATCATTGCCCTTAAAAATATTGAAGTCAATATTGAAAATATCCTTGCCAGGGTAAGAACCATCAACGGGTACTTCAATAAAAAAGAAAAGAAAAATCTCAAAACCAGGGAGATTGATGTAGAGCGTTTCATCACCAGACAGCCTATCGATTTAAAGATCCTATTGGAAAATTTAACCTTTAGCTCTTCTATTTTCAGGCATTCCTTAAGGGTGGCGATCGTGATGCTGATCGGCTTTGTAGTAGCCAGGTTATTGAACTTTTCCCATAGCTACTGGATCTTACTCACCATTCTGGTGATCTCCAAACCAGGCTTCAGTCTTACCAAAAAAAGGAATTATGAACGGCTGATCGGAACTGTGGCTGGTGCGTTTATAGGGATGGGCATTCTGGTCTATATCCACGATAAAAATACGCTCTTTATCATTTTGCTGTTTTGTATGATTGGCTGTTATAGTTTTCAGCGGAAAAATTACGTGGTCAGTGTCTTGTTCATGACGCCTTATATTCTGGTGCTTTTTGATTTTCTCGGCATGGGCGGATTGTCCGTCGCAAGGGAAAGAATTTATGATACCCTGATCGGCTCAGGAATTGCCTTGCTGGCGAGTTATTCTTTATTCCCCAACTGGGAGCATCAGAAATTGAAAGAAGCCATGCTAGATACGCTGAAGGCAAATATGAACTATTTTGAGCAAGTCACCTTTTTATATGCAGACCAGGTGCACAACCTGACGAATTACAAGGTAGCGAGAAAAGAAGTTTATGTGACCACCGCCAATCTGGCTTCTCTTTTTCAACGCATGTTTTCCGAACCAAAGAGCAAGCAATTGCTGATGGCGGAGCTTCACCAGTTTACCGCTTTAAATCACCTGTTGTCCTCTTATGTGGCAACTTTATCCTTGTATAATAAAGAGCATTCCTATTTGATTAAAGATTTTGAAGACCTGAAACCGGTGGTCAACAATACCACCTATCTGATGAATCTTTCCATAGAGGTCCTGTCTAACCATACCAGTACGATTAGTAATGTTCCTTTAATCAGGCAGAACATCGACAATGAGCGCAAAGCGCAAGGCAATGAAATGATCATTCACGAGCAGTTCGATCTCATCCAAAAAGTGGCTTATGATATCTTTAAGCTCTGCGAAAAAATTAAAATCTAA